From one Rhopalosiphum padi isolate XX-2018 chromosome 2, ASM2088224v1, whole genome shotgun sequence genomic stretch:
- the LOC132921744 gene encoding cuticle protein 16.5-like, with the protein MKVIMVTLLLAAVALSVAEAGAYFPAPAIVPAPAAYYAAPAPALVRTPSLDSAVVHSERVGGNFAYSSVEGHAYTALTPVVHPAPVAVAYKAQPLVAPYPVVHAAPLPAVYAPAKTFYYAH; encoded by the exons ATGAAG GTTATTATGGTAACGCTGTTGTTGGCCGCAGTCGCCCTGTCCGTCGCCGAAGCCGGAGCCTACTTCCCCGCCCCAGCCATCGTACCAGCACCCGCAGCCTACTACGCCGCCCCCGCACCGGCCCTGGTCAGAACCCCAAGCTTGGACAGCGCTGTGGTACACTCGGAACGCGTCGGCGGCAACTTCGCGTACAGCTCCGTCGAGGGACACGCGTACACCGCCCTCACACCGGTCGTCCACCCAGCCCCAGTGGCCGTTGCCTACAAGGCCCAGCCGCTCGTCGCCCCGTACCCGGTCGTCCACGCCGCCCCGTTACCAGCCGTCTACGCACCGGCCAAGACCTTCTACTACGCTCACTAA